In the genome of Paenibacillus pabuli, the window ATTCGCTGTTCAATGCGTGGAAATAGACTAAAAGCATTCTCGTAGAATACCTTATCATGATGCTGCTCTGGCACAAGTCGGCGGACGAATTCGGCATAAAGATCGATCGGCGCGAGCGGCCAGTCAGTCCCGAACAACATTTTCTCATAATGATCCGAATATACCAGCGCCCGGCGGAAATGATCCATGAACAAGGGTTCGTTCATAAACCGTTCAAAATGGGGGCGATCACCCACAACGAGGCCAGACAGATCTGCGTATACGTTAGGATTCTTCGCAACTACTTCAGCGGCATCCATCACCCAAGGATCGCCCAAATGACAGATCATAAAATTCACGCCGCGCTGTTGAAAGGCTAATTCATCCACGGTCAGCGGATGTGCATACTTGAGCAATCCATTCATGGAGTACGTATCCCCCGTATGAATGACTACAGGGACGTTATACTTGGCTGCCAGTTCATAGACCGGTGTGTAGATCTTGTCATACACGTAGTGATGATAGTATCCCGCATATAGCTTGATCCCAGCTACCTCAGGAGCTTGCAGTCGTGCTTCTATCCGGTCCAGTTCGTCCTGAGCGTGTTCACCACCAAGGTGATTTGGATTAATGCCGACGCATTCCATGAGGAATGACGGAACTGTTTCTTCCAAATCAAGTCCCATCGGGTTGGGTGAACTGGAATCCGGGAATGCTCCCTTCGTCTGCTCCGTAACCCCCATACCGATGCCAAGAATAACGTCG includes:
- a CDS encoding amidohydrolase family protein, producing the protein MPIIDIHIHLSDIDSFHRTAIDLSKVDYSAAGLKAEFDKNDVILGIGMGVTEQTKGAFPDSSSPNPMGLDLEETVPSFLMECVGINPNHLGGEHAQDELDRIEARLQAPEVAGIKLYAGYYHHYVYDKIYTPVYELAAKYNVPVVIHTGDTYSMNGLLKYAHPLTVDELAFQQRGVNFMICHLGDPWVMDAAEVVAKNPNVYADLSGLVVGDRPHFERFMNEPLFMDHFRRALVYSDHYEKMLFGTDWPLAPIDLYAEFVRRLVPEQHHDKVFYENAFSLFPRIEQRIADLG